From one Rosa rugosa chromosome 4, drRosRugo1.1, whole genome shotgun sequence genomic stretch:
- the LOC133741828 gene encoding agamous-like MADS-box protein AGL92 codes for MTRSKVKLAWIQKKSSRKSTFKNRSEGLLMKVEQLCILCDLHALVIIYNPDTEELTVWPNHQEVEQLLRRFMRLPDFTRRRKKKDQESHMEERVAHMQVEQTRVLKKNKEMELNDVIGQIERKGKFFHEFSHKELTDLDSFLKEKMDEIKKLMDYHGHNNIPHPVAIEDGKSYDHIMSQIGRNTTDSLFGSLKRGKRKQSGIMIETSGNSSTIAANNMDLPLASNDGRCGPGGMEWATFGVESDGNRSEQMRINHLWFTSDMPFHGDDIYLDTVGGSNAGYNDVGGNLLHLPENEGGMESDMEVPPWFLGDNDAGSDEGLPPSLFGGIDTGIDDGLPYDFKELLQSSFPSPSSPPSPHSP; via the coding sequence ATGACTCGATCAAAGGTGAAACTTGCATGGATACAAAAGAAGAGTTCTCGAAAATCCACCTTCAAAAATAGGAGCGAAGGCTTGTTGATGAAAGTGGAGCAACTCTGCATTCTATGCGATTTGCATGCGCTCGTCATCATATACAACCCAGATACTGAAGAATTGACTGTATGGCCTAACCACCAAGAAGTGGAACAACTTCTCAGAAGGTTCATGAGACTTCCTGATTTCACacgaagaaggaaaaagaaggaCCAAGAGAGTCACATGGAGGAGAGAGTGGCCCATATGCAAGTGGAACAGACGAGGGTACTCAAGAAGAACAAAGAGATGGAACTAAACGATGTCATTGGTCAAATTGAGAGGAAAGGTAAATTTTTTCATGAGTTTAGCCACAAGGAGTTAACTGATCTGGATTCTTTCTTGAAGGAAAAGATGGATGAGATCAAGAAACTAATGGATTACCATGGTCATAATAATATTCCTCATCCAGTAGCTATTGAGGATGGAAAGTCTTATGATCACATCATGAGCCAAATCGGAAGAAATACCACTGATTCTCTATTTGGTTCTTTGAagagaggaaagagaaaacaatcTGGGATAATGATAGAAACTTCTGGCAACAGTAGTACAATAGCTGCCAATAATATGGATCTACCCTTAGCAAGTAATGATGGCCGTTGTGGACCTGGGGGTATGGAGTGGGCAACTTTTGGAGTAGAGTCTGATGGAAATAGAAGTGAGCAAATGAGAATAAATCATTTGTGGTTTACTTCTGATATGCCTTTCCATGGTGATGATATTTATTTGGATACTGTTGGAGGCAGCAATGCTGGGTATAATGATGTTGGAGGGAATTTGCTGCATCTGCCCGAGAATGAAGGTGGTATGGAAAGTGATATGGAGGTGCCGCCTTGGTTTCTTGGAGATAACGATGCCGGAAGTGATGAAGGGCTGCCTCCAAGTCTGTTTGGAGGTATTGACACCGGCATTGATGACGGGCTTCCATATGATTTTAAGGAATTGTTGCAAAGCTCTTTCCCTAGCCCTTCTAGCCCTCCTAGCCCTCATTCCCCATGA